CATTGGCTACCCACCGGACAAGAACCACAAAGCCACTTTCGCTCTGGTTGATGTAGACACGCTCCACACCAAGTTCATAGAAGTGGACTACGAAAAGGAAAAGAGGCTCATAGAGGAAAAAATCAAGAGGGAGGGCCTTCCCGAGGAGCTCGTGAAAATTCTTTACAGGGGAAGGGTCTGACCTCACCCTTTTTTGAACCCGAGGTAGAAGCCACCCATGAACGCGGCGGTTCCCGGCAGAATACCCATGACCTTTTCACCGAGGGTCAGGATTTCGTGGCTCCAGTCCCCCGCGAGGTTGAACAGTCTGTCTTTGTCTATTATTATAACTCCCTTTTGCTCGAGCCAGAAGAGGCTCAGCAGATACGCCCCAATTATCGCCATCGCCAGCTTCATCAGCTTCTTCAAGGCAAAGCCCGTTATGAAACCGACAAGTGCCCCAACCCCAACGTCGCCCATCATGGCGTTCAGGTCGAACTCCATTCTACCACCCTAGAGGTTCTTGTACGTCACCGAATAAAAACTTGTTGCCAAAACGTTTAAATTAAATGGGGCCAAAATATTTGCAAACCATAAAAGTTAGGGTGGGATCATGACAACGCCCATGGAGAGGCTCAGAAACAAGATCACGAAGGAGGTGCTCTGGCTGTACATACTCCGGCTCCTCCGGGAGAGACCAATGTACGCCTACGAGCTGAAGGAGAGGATAAGAGAAGCCTTTGATTTCGAACCAGCAACGGTCAGCTCGTACGTTGTCCTCTACAAGCTCGAGAAGGAAGGATACGTAACGGCGGAGTGGCAGGAGAGCCAGACTGGGAAGCCCTCGAGGAAGTACTACAAACTCACCCCAGCGGGTGAAAAGCTCCTGGAGGACGGCATAGCTTTTCTCGAGGACATGCTGACAAAGCTTAAGGGATCCAGGTGAACCCGTGCCTGAATCCTTTCAATTCTTGATGACAGGAACACGAGAAAAATGACGAGAATGAAAAACCAAGAGGGCAGACATCAGCGTCCCATTCCACCGCGCGGCTCTCTAGCCTTCGGGCGGAGACCCTTGTAGCCGCACTTCCTGCACTTCTTGGCCTTCCACGGGTTGGTAGCGCCGCAGCGCATGCAAATGTACTTCCTAAAGATTCTGGCCTCAGCCTCTGGGAATCTCGCCATCGTGATCACCTCATGATCTTAATCCAACACACCTACCGCAACGGACTTTTAAAGCTTTGGTGCGGGGGACGGGATTCGAACCCGCGAAGCCCTGCGGCACCGGATCTTAAGTCCGGCCCCTTTGGCCAGGCTCGGGCACCCCCGCGCGAGGGAGTGTAAAGAGGGGAACGTTAAAAACCTTTAGCCCCTCAGGTCCTGATGATCCTCATCTCAAAGTCCTCAACGGGAACCTTGAAGTCCTCCCTGCTCTCGATTTCCTTCCTGTTGTAGAGTATCTCCCTCGCGAGGATCCAGTAGATGAGAGCGAGGGCCTTCCTACCCTTGTTGTTGGTCGGGATAGCAACGTCAACGTAGCTGAGGAAGTTCTCGGTATCGACGAGGGCCACTATCGGTATGCCGATCTCGATGGCCTCCTTCATGGCCTGGTGGTCTGCCCTCGGGTCGGTGACGATGAGCACGTCGGGCTCAAAGAAGTTCTTGACCTGCGGGTTGGTCATTGTTCCCGGGAGGAAACGTCCCGGTATGGAGCGGGCGCCGGTGACGTCGCCGAACTTCTTGACCGGCTTCTGGCCGTAGAGCCTGACGCTAACGGCGAGTATGTTCTCCGGGTCGAACTTGGCGAGGAACTTACCGGCAACGCGGAGCCTCTCATCGGTCTTCCTGACGTCGAGGACGTAGAGACCGTCCTGCCTAACGCGGTATATGAACTTCTTCATGTCCTGGGTCTTCTGCTGGGTGCCGATGTGGACACCGGCGGCAAGGTACTGGTCGAGCGGAACAAGGTATTCCTCCATTCTTCACACCTCCTCTATCCTTCAAAGGTTATTATCCTTCCCCTTTCACCCAAATCTTCCGCTATGCGAATCAGCTCGTTCAGCTTGGCGATGGAATCCTTGCGGAGCACCATCGCCGGACAGCGAAGGCCCACAGCAACGTGGGCCAGGGCCTCGTCGGAGGACTCGTAGCGAGCCTCCGCGAGGATTGGGACGATCCTCTCCGACTTGGCGTCGTTCACGAGGTTGTATAAGTCGGTGAGAGTGCCAAGGTTTATGGGTTTTATGGAGAGCGCGTTGTAGTAGCGCCTGTCGAGTATATCCTTCTCGCGGAAGAGGTACTCACCATCGACGA
This Thermococcus cleftensis DNA region includes the following protein-coding sequences:
- a CDS encoding PadR family transcriptional regulator; translated protein: MTTPMERLRNKITKEVLWLYILRLLRERPMYAYELKERIREAFDFEPATVSSYVVLYKLEKEGYVTAEWQESQTGKPSRKYYKLTPAGEKLLEDGIAFLEDMLTKLKGSR
- a CDS encoding FUN14 domain-containing protein → MEFDLNAMMGDVGVGALVGFITGFALKKLMKLAMAIIGAYLLSLFWLEQKGVIIIDKDRLFNLAGDWSHEILTLGEKVMGILPGTAAFMGGFYLGFKKG
- the rpsB gene encoding 30S ribosomal protein S2, whose product is MEEYLVPLDQYLAAGVHIGTQQKTQDMKKFIYRVRQDGLYVLDVRKTDERLRVAGKFLAKFDPENILAVSVRLYGQKPVKKFGDVTGARSIPGRFLPGTMTNPQVKNFFEPDVLIVTDPRADHQAMKEAIEIGIPIVALVDTENFLSYVDVAIPTNNKGRKALALIYWILAREILYNRKEIESREDFKVPVEDFEMRIIRT
- a CDS encoding 50S ribosomal protein L40e, with amino-acid sequence MARFPEAEARIFRKYICMRCGATNPWKAKKCRKCGYKGLRPKAREPRGGMGR